From the Fibrobacter sp. UWR3 genome, one window contains:
- a CDS encoding glycosyltransferase family 4 protein: MEKKKILLINWRDIKNPEAGGAELYFHEIFKRINARNYEVTVLSHSVKGLPDEEVVDGMRTIRTGNKFLFNYTAHRYARKHQHEYDLIVEDLNKIPFFTPCNTKVKRLHMVMHFFRKSIFRETFFPMALYVYLMERAVALFYKGEKFLAISQSTADEIVDMGIKAKWIEVVEPGIDTEYFHPTQPKSDPPVISYVGRLMKYKNAQFVINAMPRLRELVPGIVLEVAGGGDYRGELEKLVDKLGVRDSVKFLGRVSEDEKRDLLSRSSLFINPSFKEGWGINNIEANLCGTISMSNNVAGLKDSVVDGVTGLLYENDDPEGFCEKAAAVLHDKDRLFELERNARERALTMSWDAMSEKMEKVIEKALN; encoded by the coding sequence GTGGAAAAGAAAAAGATTTTGCTTATCAACTGGCGCGATATCAAGAACCCGGAAGCGGGCGGCGCCGAACTGTACTTTCACGAGATTTTCAAGCGCATCAATGCCCGCAACTACGAGGTGACAGTCCTTTCGCATAGCGTGAAGGGCCTGCCCGACGAAGAGGTGGTCGACGGCATGCGCACCATCCGTACGGGCAACAAGTTCCTGTTCAACTACACGGCGCACCGCTACGCCCGCAAGCACCAGCACGAATACGACCTCATCGTGGAAGACCTGAACAAGATTCCGTTCTTCACGCCGTGCAACACGAAGGTCAAGCGCCTCCACATGGTGATGCACTTTTTCCGCAAGTCGATTTTCCGCGAAACGTTCTTCCCGATGGCGCTTTACGTGTACTTGATGGAACGTGCGGTAGCGCTCTTCTACAAGGGCGAGAAGTTCCTCGCCATTTCGCAGAGCACCGCCGACGAGATTGTCGACATGGGCATCAAGGCCAAGTGGATCGAGGTGGTGGAGCCCGGCATCGATACCGAGTACTTCCACCCGACTCAACCCAAGTCTGACCCTCCGGTGATTTCTTACGTGGGTCGCCTCATGAAGTACAAGAACGCGCAGTTTGTCATCAATGCCATGCCGCGCCTCCGCGAGCTGGTGCCGGGTATCGTACTCGAAGTTGCCGGCGGGGGAGACTACCGCGGCGAACTCGAAAAGCTGGTCGATAAGCTCGGCGTGCGCGATTCCGTGAAGTTCCTCGGGCGCGTTTCCGAAGACGAAAAGCGCGACCTCCTGAGCCGCTCCTCGCTGTTCATCAACCCCTCCTTCAAGGAAGGCTGGGGCATCAACAACATCGAGGCGAACCTCTGCGGCACGATCTCGATGAGCAATAACGTCGCGGGCCTCAAGGATTCCGTGGTGGACGGCGTGACCGGCCTCCTGTACGAGAACGACGATCCCGAGGGGTTCTGCGAGAAGGCTGCGGCCGTTCTGCACGACAAGGACCGCCTCTTCGAGCTCGAACGGAACGCCCGCGAGCGCGCTCTCACCATGAGTTGGGACGCCATGTCCGAAAAAATGGAAAAAGTTATCGAAAAAGCGCTGAATTAG
- a CDS encoding pyridoxal phosphate-dependent aminotransferase — MLSSRLPKDLSPSPFFAELERAKASAKKDAAEGGLPFVDMTVSSPVRAGLPIDMDVAVEEARKDFGCWNPDAAGWKSAREAVVEYYRERGGNFTAGQIILTASTSEAYSVLFKTFCDPGDVILTPMPGYPLLDTLAQLEHLECAPYFLKLQREKKKGVILEPKAIESMAPIAKLQGDRKKETSFRFVLDTDSLLAAPEKAKILLLVSPHNPTGHCVSREEWNAAVRFCEENDMILVVDEVFGDYGFSPEVRRSWEYLMGSGRESLWDAGGGDFVNLPEDGPKCPIFWLNGLSKAVGSPQLKLGWMAFYAPRERFEEIRAALEFVEDAYLSVSAPAQALGTALLKQSAAYESRVKERLLQNWQALREAFPSKYCPEVLGGWYAVIRLGEDDEELTLRLLKEKHVLVQPGFFFDFDEDGWVVISLLQEPAQFKEAIARMSFLYITRG, encoded by the coding sequence ATGCTTTCTTCCCGCTTGCCTAAAGACCTTTCTCCGTCGCCGTTCTTTGCCGAACTGGAACGCGCAAAGGCGAGTGCGAAAAAGGATGCTGCCGAGGGTGGGCTTCCGTTTGTCGACATGACGGTGAGTAGCCCCGTAAGGGCGGGCTTGCCGATTGATATGGATGTAGCGGTGGAGGAGGCACGCAAGGATTTCGGTTGCTGGAACCCGGATGCGGCGGGTTGGAAGTCTGCACGCGAGGCTGTGGTGGAGTACTACCGTGAACGTGGTGGCAACTTTACGGCGGGGCAAATCATTTTGACCGCAAGTACGAGCGAAGCGTATTCGGTGCTGTTCAAGACATTCTGCGATCCAGGCGATGTAATCCTCACGCCGATGCCCGGATACCCGCTCCTCGATACCCTCGCGCAGTTGGAACACCTGGAATGTGCGCCGTACTTTTTAAAATTGCAACGGGAGAAGAAAAAAGGTGTCATTCTGGAGCCGAAGGCGATAGAATCCATGGCCCCTATCGCAAAGCTCCAGGGTGACAGGAAAAAAGAAACATCCTTCCGCTTTGTTTTGGATACCGACAGCCTGCTGGCTGCTCCCGAGAAAGCGAAAATCCTGCTGCTCGTTTCGCCGCACAATCCGACGGGACATTGTGTTTCCCGCGAAGAATGGAATGCGGCTGTCCGCTTCTGCGAAGAGAACGACATGATTCTCGTGGTCGACGAAGTTTTCGGCGATTACGGTTTTTCGCCGGAGGTCCGCCGTAGTTGGGAATACCTGATGGGCAGTGGGCGAGAGTCTCTTTGGGATGCGGGCGGCGGCGACTTCGTCAACCTCCCAGAAGACGGTCCGAAGTGCCCGATTTTCTGGCTGAACGGCTTAAGCAAGGCCGTGGGTTCCCCGCAGCTCAAGCTCGGCTGGATGGCTTTCTACGCGCCCCGCGAACGCTTTGAAGAAATCCGCGCGGCACTCGAATTCGTGGAAGATGCCTACCTGAGCGTGTCCGCCCCGGCGCAGGCTCTCGGCACCGCGCTCCTCAAGCAGTCCGCCGCCTACGAATCGCGCGTCAAGGAACGCCTTTTGCAGAACTGGCAGGCCCTCCGCGAAGCTTTCCCATCCAAGTACTGCCCCGAAGTTCTCGGCGGCTGGTATGCGGTTATCCGCCTGGGGGAGGACGACGAGGAACTCACGCTCCGCCTGCTCAAGGAAAAGCACGTGCTGGTGCAGCCCGGGTTCTTCTTCGACTTCGATGAGGACGGCTGGGTGGTAATCAGCTTACTGCAAGAGCCCGCGCAGTTCAAGGAAGCGATAGCGAGAATGTCATTTTTGTATATTACACGCGGATAA
- a CDS encoding fibrobacter succinogenes major paralogous domain-containing protein yields MKSVSRLSLWKLLAPVGAFACTMLVACGDDGSDVFLTRSDTESSDVSSSSAQSSSSSDRYSSSVRSSSSVTPQSSSSETRVSSSSSEISSSSYSSSISVAYVEPCRGEGFDDCEYGTLIDDRDGQSYKTVKIGDVWWMAENLNFAYLWPTANLDSSSFCYENDFSNCEEYGRLYMWSAAMDSAAVYSDDGLGCGYIHGCNPAERVQGVCPQGWHVPTRTEFNVLYESVGGKDAKRKLMTADEWSSCGTGCTDAYGFSVRPAGLFNDSLTYYTYLGDNALFWSSTPVQNGNSTSTAFYLYLNFYAGFNYYDDDGANRAYSVRCIKDED; encoded by the coding sequence ATGAAGTCGGTTTCAAGGTTGTCTTTGTGGAAGTTGCTGGCCCCAGTCGGGGCTTTTGCTTGCACAATGCTTGTCGCTTGCGGAGACGATGGAAGCGATGTCTTCCTGACGCGCTCTGACACGGAGTCTTCGGATGTTTCGTCATCTTCCGCCCAATCATCCTCGTCTTCGGACAGGTATTCTTCGAGCGTGAGGTCTTCTTCGTCGGTCACACCGCAGTCGAGCTCAAGCGAGACAAGGGTGTCTAGTAGCAGTTCCGAAATTTCTTCTAGTTCGTATAGCAGTAGTATAAGCGTGGCTTATGTGGAACCTTGTAGAGGCGAGGGCTTTGACGATTGCGAATATGGAACTTTGATTGATGACCGTGATGGACAATCCTACAAGACCGTGAAAATTGGTGATGTGTGGTGGATGGCCGAGAATCTGAATTTTGCCTATTTGTGGCCGACCGCTAATTTGGATTCCTCCAGTTTCTGTTATGAAAATGATTTTTCGAATTGTGAGGAATATGGTCGCTTGTATATGTGGAGTGCCGCGATGGACAGTGCTGCTGTTTATAGCGATGATGGCCTAGGATGCGGGTATATTCACGGTTGCAATCCCGCTGAGAGGGTGCAGGGTGTTTGCCCTCAGGGTTGGCATGTGCCTACACGGACGGAATTTAATGTTCTTTATGAATCCGTAGGCGGTAAGGATGCTAAGCGAAAATTGATGACTGCCGATGAATGGAGCAGTTGCGGTACTGGGTGTACTGATGCTTACGGATTCTCTGTTCGACCTGCAGGTCTCTTTAATGACAGCCTCACATACTACACATACTTGGGCGATAATGCGCTGTTTTGGAGTTCTACTCCGGTACAAAATGGAAATTCAACCTCTACTGCCTTTTATTTGTACCTAAATTTCTACGCGGGATTTAATTACTACGACGATGATGGCGCTAATCGCGCGTACTCCGTTCGTTGCATTAAGGACGAGGACTAA
- the leuA2 gene encoding 2-isopropylmalate synthase LeuA2 translates to MSNVSADMANRQPFFYDVTLRDGNQALPKPWNNAQKKDVYLQLLKLGVQGAEVGFPASSEMDFESCKELAQLTAKMAEEGDEVAKRVVVSGLARCVESDIQRCWEAVQFAPHPRIHTFLATSPLSMEHVLHLTPEQVKEKAVHCVKFAKSLVGDKGDVEFSAEHFGDCLENMDFVIDVLKAVVEAGATTINLPNTVERYRPFLYVNQIKQVYEALPKDVTISVHCHNDLGMATAATVESFFVGATQLEVALNGLGERCGNTNFYEVAVALHNSGVNTGLHMERIYETAILISQWSGISIYSRAPLIGAEAIVHRSGIHQDGASKTKDMKKGAYRPIDYSIIGRHQNDALSFTSQSGRTAVYEIITKFGYKMTLAEAAELQPILKSYSEKEGELSAERVLDVFREQRVNVNGRLVFNNIEVIPDENRFIFHFKKDGEPLVRSITAEGPIEAALMLMREIGMPVELVKYRQLVVPEKDKLWAGRGLSRMLLKAGDVEVEGRGVSSDTLKANMRALFGGVNLLYKKA, encoded by the coding sequence ATGAGCAATGTAAGTGCCGATATGGCGAACAGACAACCCTTCTTTTACGATGTCACCCTGCGTGACGGCAACCAGGCGCTCCCGAAGCCCTGGAACAACGCCCAGAAAAAGGACGTTTACCTGCAACTGCTGAAGCTCGGCGTGCAGGGGGCCGAAGTCGGCTTCCCGGCTTCGAGCGAGATGGACTTTGAATCGTGCAAGGAACTGGCGCAACTCACCGCGAAGATGGCCGAAGAAGGCGACGAGGTGGCAAAGCGCGTGGTTGTCTCGGGCCTGGCCCGCTGCGTGGAAAGCGATATCCAGCGTTGCTGGGAAGCGGTACAGTTTGCGCCGCACCCGCGTATCCATACCTTCCTTGCGACAAGCCCGCTCTCGATGGAGCACGTGCTGCACCTGACCCCCGAACAGGTCAAGGAGAAGGCGGTTCATTGCGTGAAGTTTGCAAAGTCGCTCGTTGGCGACAAGGGCGATGTGGAGTTCAGCGCCGAGCATTTCGGTGACTGTCTCGAAAACATGGATTTCGTGATTGACGTGCTGAAGGCTGTGGTTGAAGCGGGTGCGACGACCATCAATCTGCCGAATACGGTGGAACGTTATCGTCCGTTCCTGTATGTGAACCAGATCAAGCAGGTGTACGAGGCGCTCCCGAAGGACGTCACGATTTCGGTGCACTGCCACAACGACCTGGGCATGGCGACGGCTGCGACGGTCGAAAGCTTCTTCGTGGGGGCAACCCAGCTGGAAGTCGCGCTGAACGGCCTGGGCGAACGCTGCGGCAACACGAATTTCTACGAAGTTGCGGTCGCGCTGCACAACTCCGGCGTGAATACGGGCCTGCACATGGAGCGCATTTACGAAACGGCCATCCTGATTTCCCAGTGGTCGGGTATCAGTATTTACAGCCGCGCCCCGCTGATTGGCGCCGAAGCTATCGTGCACCGTAGCGGCATCCACCAGGATGGCGCCTCCAAGACGAAGGACATGAAGAAGGGGGCCTACCGCCCCATCGACTACTCCATCATCGGCCGCCACCAGAACGACGCCCTGAGCTTCACGAGCCAGAGCGGCCGCACCGCCGTGTACGAGATTATCACGAAGTTCGGCTACAAGATGACGCTCGCCGAAGCCGCCGAACTGCAGCCGATCCTGAAGTCCTACAGCGAAAAGGAAGGCGAACTCAGCGCCGAGCGCGTGCTGGACGTGTTCCGCGAGCAGCGCGTGAACGTGAACGGCCGCCTGGTGTTCAACAACATCGAGGTTATCCCCGACGAGAACCGCTTCATTTTCCACTTCAAGAAGGATGGTGAACCGCTGGTGAGGTCCATTACGGCGGAAGGCCCGATCGAGGCCGCCCTCATGCTCATGCGCGAAATCGGCATGCCGGTGGAACTCGTGAAGTACCGCCAGCTTGTGGTGCCTGAAAAGGACAAGTTGTGGGCTGGCCGCGGGCTTAGCCGCATGCTCCTGAAGGCGGGCGATGTCGAGGTCGAAGGCCGCGGCGTCTCTAGCGATACGCTCAAGGCCAACATGCGCGCCCTCTTCGGCGGCGTGAACCTCCTTTACAAGAAGGCCTAA
- a CDS encoding type II toxin-antitoxin system Phd/YefM family antitoxin produces the protein MAKTVTAMEARQNFGNLLNQVSLSQEEIVIERAGKPLARLVNVSSARSGGELDFRDIGKLPNGIWEER, from the coding sequence ATGGCAAAGACAGTGACCGCCATGGAGGCGAGGCAGAACTTCGGCAACCTGCTGAACCAGGTCTCGCTCTCGCAAGAAGAAATCGTGATTGAACGTGCGGGCAAGCCGCTTGCGCGCCTCGTGAATGTTTCTTCTGCGCGCTCCGGCGGTGAACTGGACTTCCGTGACATAGGCAAGCTCCCGAACGGAATCTGGGAGGAACGCTAG
- a CDS encoding OmpA family protein: MKTRNLFVISALAASVCFAAEAPAAAAAETPAPAEQVKAAEAPAAEQPTEPAAEQTVAEKCLAAVENAGKAIPSNAVTAKFTYGEALANAGELSYALEKDPESATVQTLTANCDTYVKLIAAQAETQALRNRTAENWEKRAATARSIEAIQEQINQARSGKMNDLEAEKAKLQDQGARLQAEMQQNQEKFQAEAAAQQAALKAASKREADLQKQQADLQKQLEAEKKALAEERAKAEARQAEAMNKLNELQSKLIQVTKDARGIILSMSDILFDVNKASLKADLKTSLAKVAGILSVYQQFNVSIEGNTDNTGSAEHNMKLSQQRADNVKNFLVEQGIDAGRLTAKGLGMTMPIADNKTKEGRQKNRRVDLVIQDKALQQNAEPAAEPAAPAEGAAPAASPAK, from the coding sequence ATGAAGACTAGGAATTTGTTTGTTATCTCTGCGCTTGCCGCATCTGTTTGCTTTGCTGCCGAGGCCCCTGCTGCCGCTGCGGCCGAAACTCCGGCCCCTGCCGAACAGGTGAAGGCTGCCGAAGCGCCTGCTGCTGAACAACCGACCGAACCTGCCGCCGAGCAGACCGTTGCCGAAAAGTGCCTTGCCGCTGTGGAAAATGCGGGAAAGGCAATCCCGTCGAATGCCGTTACGGCGAAGTTTACCTACGGCGAGGCGCTTGCCAACGCGGGTGAACTTTCTTACGCCCTCGAGAAGGACCCGGAATCTGCGACGGTCCAGACGCTTACGGCGAATTGCGATACCTACGTGAAGCTGATTGCCGCGCAGGCCGAAACGCAGGCCCTCCGCAACCGTACTGCCGAAAACTGGGAAAAGCGCGCCGCGACGGCCCGCTCCATCGAGGCTATCCAGGAACAGATCAACCAAGCCCGTAGCGGCAAGATGAACGACCTCGAGGCCGAAAAGGCCAAGTTGCAGGACCAGGGCGCGCGCCTCCAGGCCGAAATGCAGCAGAACCAGGAAAAGTTCCAAGCCGAGGCCGCCGCACAGCAGGCCGCCCTCAAGGCGGCGAGCAAGCGCGAGGCCGACCTGCAGAAACAGCAGGCCGATTTGCAGAAGCAGCTCGAGGCCGAGAAGAAGGCCCTTGCCGAGGAACGCGCGAAGGCCGAGGCTCGCCAGGCCGAAGCCATGAACAAGCTGAACGAACTCCAGTCCAAGCTCATCCAGGTGACGAAGGACGCCCGCGGCATTATCCTTTCCATGTCTGACATCCTGTTCGACGTGAACAAGGCTTCCCTCAAGGCCGACCTCAAGACGAGCCTCGCGAAGGTTGCGGGAATCCTCTCCGTGTACCAGCAGTTCAATGTCTCCATCGAAGGTAACACGGATAACACGGGTTCTGCCGAGCATAACATGAAGCTCTCGCAGCAGCGTGCCGACAACGTGAAGAACTTCCTCGTGGAACAGGGCATTGACGCTGGCCGCCTTACTGCCAAGGGGCTCGGGATGACCATGCCAATTGCCGACAACAAGACGAAGGAAGGCCGCCAGAAGAACCGCCGCGTGGACCTCGTCATTCAGGATAAGGCCCTGCAGCAGAACGCTGAACCTGCCGCTGAACCAGCTGCTCCTGCCGAAGGAGCCGCTCCGGCAGCATCTCCTGCAAAGTGA
- the xseA gene encoding exodeoxyribonuclease VII large subunit, translated as MEQPVRTFSVMQYMTSIKNKLADTPAVWVHGVITRLTDKGKVVYISIADFEEGNVKPIATVDLTCFAGQYAILRAKTENSATPFTIREQLKVCFQIKADVYIPSGKLQAKILDIDPVYTLGELALTRMAILKRLASEGLLEKNKQTELAQMPLRVGLITGESTAAYKDFTTRLSASPFKFTVVTAYAKMQGNDTESSVIAALDALRKDEEIDVVCIVRGGGAKTDLNYFDSEALCRAVANYPIPVFTGIGHEIDKSLLDEVAYLSCITPTDCAKRLVERAQESWTDLVESARSIASSARDMLTENRQRLSSAAARLQQDVTLQIQGEKTKIVRMFTSLERDTRFMLREETARLDRNVEGLRQGTRKILDLAQSQFKLTELRVKSADPETTLAKGYTLTLDSSGKFIRNAAQLKSGDTLRTKFRDGTVESVVQ; from the coding sequence ATGGAACAGCCCGTGCGCACATTCTCCGTCATGCAGTACATGACCTCCATCAAGAACAAACTCGCCGATACACCGGCGGTCTGGGTGCACGGGGTCATCACACGCCTCACGGACAAGGGCAAGGTCGTCTACATCAGCATCGCGGACTTCGAGGAAGGCAACGTGAAGCCCATCGCGACGGTCGACCTCACCTGCTTCGCAGGGCAGTACGCAATACTCCGCGCAAAAACGGAAAACTCAGCAACGCCGTTCACCATCAGGGAACAGCTCAAGGTCTGTTTCCAGATCAAGGCCGACGTCTATATCCCGAGCGGCAAGCTGCAGGCGAAGATTCTCGACATCGACCCGGTCTACACGCTCGGAGAACTCGCTCTCACGCGCATGGCCATATTGAAGCGACTCGCGAGCGAAGGCCTGCTCGAAAAGAACAAGCAGACAGAACTTGCGCAAATGCCGTTACGCGTAGGGCTCATTACCGGCGAAAGCACTGCGGCCTACAAGGACTTTACCACGAGGCTTTCGGCATCGCCGTTCAAATTCACCGTCGTGACAGCGTACGCGAAGATGCAGGGGAACGACACGGAATCGAGCGTAATTGCCGCACTCGATGCGCTCCGCAAGGACGAAGAAATCGACGTGGTTTGCATCGTGCGCGGGGGCGGCGCAAAGACCGACCTGAACTACTTCGACAGCGAGGCGCTCTGCCGTGCCGTGGCAAACTACCCTATTCCGGTATTCACGGGCATCGGGCACGAAATCGACAAGAGCCTGCTCGACGAGGTGGCATACCTATCGTGCATCACCCCGACCGACTGCGCCAAGCGCCTTGTGGAACGCGCGCAGGAAAGCTGGACCGACCTTGTAGAATCCGCGCGGAGCATCGCAAGTTCTGCACGCGACATGCTTACCGAAAACCGCCAGCGGCTAAGTTCTGCGGCAGCGCGCCTGCAACAAGACGTAACCCTGCAAATCCAGGGCGAAAAGACAAAAATCGTGAGGATGTTCACTTCGCTCGAAAGGGATACGCGGTTCATGCTCCGCGAAGAGACCGCAAGGCTCGACCGCAACGTTGAAGGCCTGCGGCAAGGTACGCGCAAGATTCTCGACCTCGCCCAATCGCAGTTCAAGCTGACGGAACTGCGTGTCAAGAGCGCAGACCCCGAGACGACACTCGCGAAGGGCTACACGCTCACTCTTGATTCCAGCGGCAAGTTTATCCGCAACGCGGCACAACTGAAGTCCGGAGACACCTTACGGACAAAGTTCCGTGACGGGACGGTAGAATCCGTAGTACAATAA
- a CDS encoding folylpolyglutamate synthase/dihydrofolate synthase family protein, which yields MQSAGMEYLESRLMFGMVPGLESTRALCDALGNPEKKFRSIHVVGTNGKGSTSYYLAGVLQAHGLKTGLYVSPHLVSLRERIRIDDVPIPAEDLDRLLLQVKAAADSVSAGRVAAGASPVEPTFFEVLTLVAFLYYAEQKIDVAVLEAGMGGRLDSTAVAGGEIAVVTSIGLEHTEVLGPTESAILREKMGVLGVPGEGRGDTREVARGKTFIVGGISGALLEEARGYAAALGCKCVVPEIRGDIVLPNLGRHYVENASLSLAAAAQFIDAAQFIKATPALNGAHLAGAINAAQMINGAQFISDSAQAIKGAQFTYSDALALKTLATRSWAGRMQLLAGPDGRTRVILDGAHNSHAVRRLVEALRTYYPGKKFHCLFGALKDKDVGEMLKLMAPHVACWHITKTPYPRFRELADLRGEMQALGLPVASEGELSREYLDEVRAASDSDKLNEAPLLITGSLYMIGASIQLLRDEFTELAFFRGLEPTTNEHR from the coding sequence ATGCAATCTGCAGGCATGGAATATCTGGAATCGCGCCTGATGTTCGGGATGGTTCCTGGGCTCGAATCGACGCGTGCGCTATGCGACGCTCTCGGCAATCCCGAAAAAAAGTTCAGGTCGATTCACGTGGTCGGCACGAACGGGAAGGGCTCCACCAGTTATTACCTCGCGGGCGTATTGCAGGCGCACGGGCTCAAGACGGGCCTGTACGTGAGCCCGCACCTGGTAAGCCTGCGGGAGCGTATCCGGATTGACGACGTTCCCATTCCGGCAGAAGATTTGGACCGCCTGCTGTTGCAGGTGAAGGCCGCCGCAGATTCCGTGTCGGCGGGGCGCGTGGCCGCGGGTGCATCTCCGGTTGAACCCACGTTTTTTGAAGTCCTGACGCTGGTCGCCTTCCTCTACTATGCGGAGCAGAAGATTGATGTCGCTGTTCTTGAGGCGGGTATGGGCGGCCGGCTCGATAGCACCGCTGTTGCGGGTGGCGAGATTGCGGTCGTGACGAGCATCGGGCTCGAGCACACCGAGGTCTTGGGGCCTACGGAATCGGCGATTCTCCGCGAGAAGATGGGGGTGCTGGGCGTGCCGGGCGAAGGCCGTGGCGACACGCGCGAAGTCGCACGCGGGAAGACGTTTATCGTTGGCGGAATTTCTGGTGCCCTGCTCGAAGAAGCGCGCGGATATGCGGCTGCTCTCGGGTGCAAGTGCGTTGTGCCCGAAATTCGTGGCGACATCGTGCTCCCGAATCTCGGGCGCCATTACGTCGAGAATGCGAGTTTATCGCTGGCGGCCGCCGCGCAGTTTATAGACGCCGCGCAGTTTATAAAGGCAACGCCTGCGTTAAACGGCGCGCATCTTGCTGGCGCAATAAACGCTGCTCAGATGATAAACGGCGCGCAGTTTATATCGGATTCTGCGCAGGCTATAAAAGGTGCGCAGTTTACATACAGCGACGCCCTCGCGCTCAAGACTCTCGCGACCCGCTCGTGGGCTGGCCGCATGCAATTGCTTGCAGGCCCGGACGGCAGGACCCGCGTCATATTGGACGGGGCCCACAACTCGCACGCGGTTCGCCGCCTGGTGGAAGCCTTGCGCACGTATTACCCGGGGAAAAAGTTTCACTGCCTGTTTGGCGCCCTCAAGGATAAGGATGTGGGGGAGATGCTCAAGCTTATGGCGCCTCACGTTGCCTGCTGGCATATTACAAAGACGCCGTACCCGCGCTTCCGTGAACTTGCTGACCTGCGTGGCGAAATGCAGGCGCTTGGCCTGCCTGTTGCAAGCGAGGGCGAACTTTCCCGCGAATACCTTGATGAGGTGCGGGCCGCTAGCGATTCAGATAAACTAAATGAAGCCCCGCTCCTGATAACGGGTAGTCTTTACATGATTGGTGCGAGCATCCAGTTGCTCCGCGATGAATTTACGGAACTCGCATTCTTCCGCGGACTCGAACCCACGACAAACGAACACCGCTGA
- a CDS encoding endonuclease, which translates to MKLLGPILVLAALSSIVFARVDPTAAPRHYNYRDASKQMRRVYYGELQETLYCGCKYDDKKNVDFSSCDFKPRENPNRKSYKRAERIEWEHMVTAHNMGHFLPCWKDGGRKNCSANDTTFKLMEGDMHNLYPAIGEVNGDRNNFMYSQWTNNPEPMYGGCKTIVDFKEKKAQPREEARGIIARASFYMEKTYGVKLSKQDRKLFEAWDKMYPVTEKECERDRRIFKVQGDHNPFVYEKCPH; encoded by the coding sequence ATGAAATTATTAGGCCCTATCCTGGTTCTGGCGGCGCTTTCGTCTATTGTATTTGCGCGCGTAGACCCGACTGCCGCACCCCGGCATTACAACTACCGCGACGCAAGCAAGCAGATGAGGCGCGTCTATTACGGCGAACTGCAGGAGACTCTCTACTGCGGCTGCAAATACGACGACAAGAAGAACGTCGACTTCAGCAGTTGCGACTTCAAGCCGCGCGAAAACCCGAACCGCAAAAGCTACAAGCGAGCCGAGCGCATTGAGTGGGAACACATGGTAACCGCGCACAACATGGGGCACTTTCTGCCCTGCTGGAAAGACGGCGGACGCAAGAACTGCAGCGCAAACGACACGACGTTCAAGCTGATGGAGGGCGACATGCACAACCTCTACCCCGCCATCGGCGAGGTGAACGGAGACCGCAACAACTTCATGTACAGCCAGTGGACCAACAATCCCGAGCCCATGTACGGCGGCTGCAAGACCATCGTAGATTTCAAGGAAAAGAAGGCGCAGCCTCGCGAAGAGGCCCGCGGAATCATCGCCCGCGCAAGCTTCTACATGGAAAAGACCTACGGCGTAAAACTATCGAAGCAAGACCGCAAACTCTTCGAAGCCTGGGACAAGATGTACCCCGTCACCGAAAAGGAATGCGAACGCGACCGCCGCATCTTCAAGGTACAAGGCGACCACAACCCCTTCGTATACGAAAAATGCCCGCACTAG